A single genomic interval of Candidatus Neomarinimicrobiota bacterium harbors:
- a CDS encoding glycosyltransferase family 2 protein, translated as MNISAVVPVYDEVGSLRQLHQEIAAALPAEGRHEILYIDDGSTDGSGAVLRELADEDSRTRVITFFRNNGKAAALAAGFQAASGDVVVTLDSDLQDDPAEIPAMVALLDEGWDLVAGWKKVRHDPLGKRLPSRLFNFTVRLVTGVPIHDSNCGLKVYRAEVVKTIQIYGGLHRYIPALAKYKGFRVTEKIVRHRPRLHGKTKYGLARYFHGLLDLFTVLFLGRYFQRPLHFFGLGGMLLMAAGLGISLYLTVNWLGGIPIGNRPLLFLGILAIIVGIQLFSLGLLAEFFVQRRTQDQRLIREEYPPRP; from the coding sequence ATGAACATCTCCGCCGTGGTGCCGGTCTACGATGAAGTCGGCTCCCTGCGCCAACTGCACCAGGAAATCGCCGCCGCCCTGCCCGCCGAGGGCCGGCACGAGATCCTCTACATCGACGACGGCAGCACGGACGGATCGGGTGCCGTGCTACGGGAACTCGCCGACGAGGACTCACGCACCCGGGTCATCACGTTCTTCCGCAACAACGGCAAAGCGGCGGCCCTTGCAGCGGGCTTTCAGGCCGCCTCCGGTGACGTGGTGGTCACCCTCGATTCAGACCTTCAGGACGACCCGGCGGAAATCCCGGCCATGGTGGCGCTGCTGGACGAGGGCTGGGATCTGGTGGCCGGCTGGAAAAAGGTCCGCCACGACCCACTGGGCAAACGATTGCCGTCCCGGCTCTTTAACTTCACCGTCCGGCTGGTCACCGGCGTCCCCATCCACGACTCCAACTGCGGCCTGAAAGTCTACCGCGCCGAGGTCGTCAAAACCATCCAGATCTATGGCGGTCTGCACCGCTACATTCCCGCCCTGGCCAAGTACAAGGGCTTCCGCGTCACCGAAAAGATTGTCCGGCATCGGCCCCGCCTGCACGGCAAAACCAAGTACGGTCTGGCCCGCTACTTCCACGGCCTCCTGGACCTGTTTACGGTCCTCTTCCTGGGGCGCTATTTCCAGCGCCCGCTGCATTTCTTCGGCCTGGGGGGGATGCTCCTCATGGCTGCCGGCCTGGGCATCTCCCTCTATCTCACCGTCAACTGGTTGGGTGGCATCCCCATCGGCAACCGACCCCTCCTCTTCCTGGGGATACTCGCCATCATCGTGGGCATCCAACTCTTCTCCCTGGGGCTCCTGGCGGAGTTCTTCGTTCAGCGGCGGACGCAGGATCAGCGGCTGATCAGGGAGGAGTATCCCCCGCGGCCCTAG
- a CDS encoding glycosyltransferase, whose product MRIALVSPLPPYRGGIAAFSHLLGTHLLARHELYAVNFRRLYPPFFFPGQSQTLTTATVPLPAPADTLLDSLLPASWDRAARRIRDFRPDVSIFAYWMPYFIPAYWRMLALLRPHGRAVILCHNVEEHESQPGLRWLKRRFFGAADGLVVLSDDGRRQLQRLAVSTPAATLFHPTYPGYGDGPPQAEAKARLGLDSGTPMILFFGLVRPYKGLAHLLEAARLLQQRGVRFHLRVAGEFYQGYQEAARAVARHGLTHSVVLENRFIPDREVATYFSAADVVVLPYLSATQSGVVQLAYQFQRPVVVTAVGGLAEVVQPGRTGFVVPPADGAALADVLAKNLPAGFAKLRGAVASAREAFTWERFIARLEHFLA is encoded by the coding sequence ATGCGAATCGCCCTGGTATCGCCCTTGCCTCCCTATCGCGGAGGCATTGCCGCATTTAGCCACCTGCTGGGCACCCACCTGCTGGCCCGCCACGAGCTGTACGCGGTAAACTTCCGCCGCCTCTATCCGCCCTTCTTTTTTCCCGGCCAAAGCCAGACCCTTACCACGGCCACGGTGCCCCTGCCGGCTCCCGCCGATACCCTGCTGGACTCGCTCCTGCCCGCCAGCTGGGACCGCGCCGCCCGTCGCATCCGGGACTTCCGGCCGGACGTCTCCATCTTCGCCTACTGGATGCCCTACTTCATCCCCGCCTACTGGCGGATGCTGGCTCTGCTGCGGCCCCACGGTCGCGCGGTGATCCTGTGCCACAACGTGGAGGAGCACGAGAGTCAGCCCGGGTTGCGCTGGCTGAAGCGGCGCTTCTTCGGGGCCGCCGACGGCCTGGTGGTCCTCTCCGACGACGGCCGCCGCCAGCTACAGCGCCTGGCCGTCTCCACGCCCGCCGCCACGCTCTTTCACCCCACCTATCCCGGCTACGGTGACGGGCCGCCGCAGGCCGAGGCCAAGGCCAGGCTCGGCCTGGATTCCGGCACGCCCATGATCCTTTTCTTCGGTCTGGTGCGTCCCTACAAGGGGCTGGCGCACCTGCTGGAAGCGGCCCGCCTGTTGCAGCAACGGGGGGTGCGCTTTCACCTGCGGGTGGCGGGGGAGTTCTACCAGGGCTATCAGGAAGCCGCCCGTGCCGTTGCCCGTCACGGTTTGACCCACAGCGTCGTACTGGAAAATCGTTTTATCCCCGATAGGGAGGTCGCCACCTATTTCTCCGCCGCCGATGTGGTGGTGTTGCCCTATCTTTCCGCCACCCAGAGCGGTGTCGTCCAGCTGGCCTACCAGTTCCAGCGCCCGGTGGTGGTCACCGCCGTGGGCGGGCTGGCCGAGGTGGTCCAGCCCGGCCGGACCGGCTTCGTCGTCCCACCCGCCGATGGCGCTGCCCTGGCCGACGTTCTGGCCAAAAACCTGCCCGCCGGCTTCGCCAAACTGCGCGGCGCCGTGGCTTCGGCGCGGGAGGCCTTCACCTGGGAGCGTTTCATCGCCCGGCTGGAGCATTTCCTGGCATGA
- a CDS encoding glycosyltransferase family 2 protein, with the protein MSPPLVTIIVLNWNRRDLTLQCLRSLDRLQYENVTLLVVDNGSRDGSLEAVEAAYPRVQRLALPENSGFARGNNAGLELALKAGPDWIMFLNNDTEVAPDLVSALVAGAAAFPQGGIFGPKIYYGGQQRRIWYAGGEVAMPLGRIRHRGIRTRDHGQYDLPGPTDYVTGACLLIRAQLARTLGGFDTAYPMYMEDVDLCTRARRLGAGIIYLPAGTLWHHVSSSIGGEASLRKAALKLRSSLLYYRRYARPWHWPTILLYQLLYYLLLGPLRYLRSRLPPA; encoded by the coding sequence ATGAGCCCGCCGCTCGTCACGATCATCGTCCTGAACTGGAACCGGCGGGACCTGACCCTCCAATGCCTGCGCTCTCTCGACAGATTGCAGTACGAGAATGTCACCCTCCTGGTGGTGGACAACGGCTCCCGGGACGGATCGCTGGAGGCCGTCGAAGCCGCCTATCCCCGGGTCCAGCGGCTGGCGCTGCCGGAAAATAGTGGCTTTGCCCGGGGCAACAACGCCGGGCTGGAGCTGGCGCTGAAAGCCGGTCCCGACTGGATCATGTTCCTGAACAATGACACCGAAGTGGCGCCGGACCTGGTGTCGGCCCTGGTGGCCGGCGCGGCGGCGTTTCCCCAGGGAGGAATCTTCGGCCCAAAAATATACTATGGCGGGCAGCAGCGCCGCATCTGGTACGCCGGCGGCGAGGTGGCTATGCCCCTGGGCCGCATCCGCCACCGCGGCATCCGCACCCGCGACCACGGCCAGTACGACTTGCCGGGCCCCACCGACTATGTCACCGGCGCCTGCCTGCTCATCCGGGCGCAGCTGGCCCGTACCCTGGGCGGCTTCGACACCGCCTACCCCATGTACATGGAAGATGTGGACCTCTGCACCCGGGCACGACGTTTGGGCGCGGGTATCATCTACCTGCCCGCGGGCACCCTGTGGCACCACGTCTCCAGCAGCATCGGCGGTGAGGCCTCGCTGCGCAAGGCGGCCCTCAAACTGCGTAGCAGCCTGCTCTACTACCGCCGCTACGCCCGCCCGTGGCACTGGCCCACGATCCTGCTTTACCAGCTGCTCTATTATCTGCTGCTGGGTCCGTTGCGCTACCTGCGAAGCCGGTTGCCACCGGCCTAG
- a CDS encoding phosphocholine cytidylyltransferase family protein produces MQAIIVAAGTGRRLRPLTDDRPKALLELQGRSLIRRSVEQLLGVGVQAIAVVVGYLKEQMVEHLEGLPVTYFENPDYEHTNNMASLWHASSFVRETCLYLHSDLIFDDRLLRQLAESSLPDALLVEEKVCDAEDMKVAVRNGRLVAASKELPAAETFGEWTGMAKFSRPYWDALMAQIETLLAQGQRQAYDTLAFTELARQGRAVGIESFTGWPWAEIDTPADLEAARRLFPAAPDAGG; encoded by the coding sequence GTGCAGGCGATCATTGTGGCGGCGGGGACGGGCCGCCGGCTGAGGCCGCTGACCGATGACCGGCCCAAGGCGCTGCTGGAGCTGCAAGGCCGTTCGCTCATCAGGCGCAGCGTGGAACAACTGCTGGGAGTCGGGGTGCAGGCTATTGCCGTGGTGGTGGGCTACCTCAAGGAGCAGATGGTGGAGCACCTGGAGGGACTGCCCGTCACATACTTCGAGAACCCGGACTACGAGCACACCAACAACATGGCCAGCCTGTGGCACGCCAGCAGTTTCGTCAGGGAGACGTGCCTCTACCTGCACAGCGACCTCATTTTCGATGATCGGCTCCTGCGGCAACTGGCGGAGAGCAGCCTGCCCGACGCCCTGCTGGTGGAGGAGAAGGTGTGCGACGCCGAGGACATGAAGGTGGCGGTGCGCAACGGGCGCCTGGTGGCAGCCAGCAAGGAGCTTCCGGCGGCCGAGACGTTTGGGGAGTGGACCGGGATGGCAAAATTCTCCCGGCCGTATTGGGACGCGCTCATGGCGCAGATCGAGACGCTGCTGGCGCAGGGCCAGCGGCAGGCGTACGATACGCTGGCCTTCACCGAACTGGCGCGCCAGGGCCGGGCCGTGGGGATTGAGTCCTTCACCGGCTGGCCCTGGGCCGAGATCGACACGCCGGCCGATCTGGAAGCGGCCCGCAGGCTGTTTCCGGCGGCGCCTGACGCTGGCGGCTAG
- a CDS encoding phosphonoacetaldehyde reductase has protein sequence MAARTYHNPVEVLASDDWLGSCREQLERLAVRTPLVVTSPGGRLRWHVDAHFPAGQIYDQVAPNPTLVSCQQAAVFALEGNFDGVVALGGGSVMDTAKCMLAALGTGNGQVAELLELEAPYPHRLPAVFIPTTHGTASEVTMWGTVWDFETQRKYSLSHPDLYPDAAILDPRLTLNLPLDVSMTTTLDALSHSFESIWNRHALPESTDHAIKAITAILSYAPALKERPGDLDVRRHLLAAATTAGLAFSNTLTAAAHAISYPLTMRFGVPHGIASSLALLPLLAINGPTIAPALERLYETLNLSGMEELRERIGELPEGVLAYHLRDWGVRRNQLDGLTEQCFTGRMDNNVVDLTREQVRGILEELF, from the coding sequence TTGGAGCGCCTGGCCGTGCGCACGCCCCTGGTGGTGACCTCGCCGGGCGGACGCCTGCGGTGGCACGTGGACGCACACTTCCCCGCCGGGCAAATCTATGACCAGGTGGCGCCTAACCCGACCCTGGTGAGCTGCCAGCAGGCGGCGGTCTTCGCCCTGGAGGGGAACTTTGACGGCGTGGTGGCGCTGGGCGGAGGCTCGGTGATGGACACGGCGAAGTGCATGCTGGCCGCCCTGGGGACCGGCAACGGGCAGGTGGCCGAGCTGCTGGAGCTGGAGGCCCCCTATCCCCACCGGTTGCCGGCGGTGTTCATTCCCACCACCCACGGCACAGCCAGCGAGGTGACCATGTGGGGCACGGTATGGGATTTTGAGACGCAGCGCAAATACTCCCTCAGCCACCCCGACCTCTATCCCGACGCCGCCATTCTGGACCCCCGGCTGACGCTAAACCTGCCGCTGGACGTGTCCATGACGACGACGCTGGACGCGCTGAGCCACAGTTTTGAGTCCATCTGGAACAGACATGCCCTGCCCGAGTCCACGGACCACGCCATCAAGGCCATCACCGCGATTCTCAGCTACGCCCCTGCGCTGAAGGAGCGGCCGGGCGACCTTGATGTGCGGCGCCACCTGCTGGCGGCGGCCACCACGGCGGGACTGGCCTTCTCCAACACCCTCACGGCCGCGGCCCACGCCATCAGCTACCCCCTCACCATGCGCTTTGGCGTGCCCCACGGCATCGCCTCATCGCTGGCCCTGCTGCCCCTGCTGGCCATCAACGGCCCTACCATCGCTCCCGCACTGGAGCGGCTCTATGAGACGCTGAACCTGTCCGGGATGGAAGAACTGCGGGAGCGCATCGGGGAGTTGCCTGAGGGCGTGCTGGCCTACCACCTGCGGGACTGGGGCGTGCGCCGGAACCAGCTGGACGGCCTGACGGAGCAGTGCTTTACGGGCCGCATGGACAACAACGTCGTGGACCTCACCCGGGAGCAGGTGCGGGGCATCCTGGAGGAGCTTTTCTAG